From Periophthalmus magnuspinnatus isolate fPerMag1 chromosome 1, fPerMag1.2.pri, whole genome shotgun sequence:
ACACCTGGGTATTTTATCGTTCTGTTCCTATGTCgtgtatctgtatatttgttttgtgttgacttttatatgaagtgctttggtcagctcaagttgttttaaatgtgctatagaaataaacttgaatagcCAGAACCTTGAGGTGTGAGTGACTCTTCAAACTAAACATATTcagttttttatttgcattttacttTTCCTACAAAACGTGACAAGGTTTTAACACTCcagtgcattttatttaatagaatcttttttcagatttgtttGCTTTCACACCTGTGGAGTGATTTCTCTGGTTAACTCTGGCATGCTAGTTACGCGGCCCCATGCAGGTATGAAAACAGCATAATTAATACTTTGTCTGtctgttaaaacaaaaaatcaggTTTTAATACATACAGCAGCGTGCCAGCCAGCTCAGGTACACATAATCACTTTTGATCTTCTCACTCTGAATCAGCAGAAAAACCTGGGAACATTACATATATGTGAGGTACTATTCATAAAGATCCAAATATAACATTATTCTAGTTTTGTCCATTTGTGCTGTGTAAACAatacctcctctgcctccttgtAATTACCAAGAGCAGCTTTAGCTTGTGCATAGTTGAAATTGAATGTATCATCATTAAAGAAGTAGTTCTGAAAAGCAGAAAACCACACGATCACAATATGCTCCAGtgtttcaaaataaaccctGCTAAATGTGTTCTTGAAAAGATCCCTTTGTTTAACAGTCACACTTTTACCCTGTTGTGGGCGTCTTGTTCAGCTCCATCTCACATACGCCGGGACCACCGTGGGATGAAATCACTTCACTTTTCtatatataaacagacagaGACGCTCACCTTGACTGAGTTTAGATAGACCAGTACATCTTCAAACTGCCTCAGGAGGAAAAAACACGATGCCATGCACTGCCTCCCGGGGATGGTGTCTACGAACGCAAACATTAacttcactctgtgttttaatgACTACAGCATTTGTTTGATATGGTTTAATTCTGCATTCGGCGTACCACATTCACTCGCCGATCCTCCGACcaactgaaaaaactgttgaGCAATTTTAAGGTTTTCCCTCTGAAAcatcacaaatatataaataaacttatttcaaaatattatttctataaagaaaaaaaaaaaaaaaaacttactgaTCCAATTTCTTGACCAAGAGCTGCGTTTACAACACCTTTCAAAATGTACTCCTGCCATTAAGAAAGaacagtataaatatataacaaacATAACCAAacacaagtagtaaagtacttaagtataaattatCCAGTTTCTGTACTTTACTCTGTATATTTTCCAgtgtatatttacttttacttttcagtccagttcaaaaattttgtggagtagaaagtacagatactgctctcaaatgtactgaagtaaaagtattttgtatgattgtgtgagacctgctgaaaaggctgaggattttttttttaacataattcataatttgagcaaaacaaaaatatacaaataaaaacaaagagaaaaatctgcacaaaatacttttactttttactctgtaagtacatttttaaacagttacaGGTTACaggttatttttttcatttgatacttttacttgagtattttctttgctccaatatctgtatttttactcatgtaacaaaattgaatacttcttccacctttgATCGATGatatgaaaaatataattacaaaccTGTATTTCTGTTGGCCAAACAAACAGAGCGTTACCTGAGGCGTGGTTGGCACTAGGTCCTGAATGAGATTATAGGCTTCCTGGACAtcatctgaaacaaaacaatttagaACTAGACACAGCAGTAATACAGCAGTAATagactgcctggccaaaaaaaaaagtcagcaccaaaaaaaaaggtcacacactctaatatttggttagaccgcctttagctttgattatggcaagCATTCGCTTTGTCATTgtttgataagcttctgcaatgccacattatttatttccatccaatgttgcattaatttttcagcAAGATGATTTTtccattgatgatggtagagtctgaccgctgcgcAAAGACTTCTCctgcacatcccaaagattctcaatggggttaaggtctggactctggccaatccatgtgtgaaaattatgatgaatcttggcattgtcatcttggattATGCCCAtttcatcagggaagaaaaaatccattgatgtgataacctggtcattcagtatattcaggtgtcagcagacctcattctttgagcacagactgttgctgaacctagacctgaccaactgcaggaggctcgtacctatttgcttaattaaatccaggtgctgactttttttttttggtcggGCAGTATAGAAATAGTCTAGTAATTTGGAAACACTAAAAACCTTGCCGGAGGTAGTAAATGACCAAGTTGAGTCTAGCCTCAGGGATCACGTCTATCAGAGGAGGCAGCACCTGTAGCGCCCCCTCCCCCCCACGAAACACCACCTGGAGAAAGAAACAGGAAGAACAGGAGTCTGTCACTGGGCCCATGTACACAAGCTCCATGCCCTATAGACACTTTAAGAGtctgtaaacacaaacataggcctgtcacgataacacattctgaaggtcgatatatcgctgaagcaaatatagatgataaacgatgatatggaaactcatttatgccactgatgcaaAGACCCAGGAGAATATTTAAACCACAAAGCTAttataaatctaaatctaaaatattgttaaaaaataatgagctgcaataaataaacagcagaatgaaacactttagttgttagtttgcatctgtaatgagtcagacaagttattaTTTCAAATTTCTACAgattaaatctgatcatatagacaaaaaataacttaaaatgtcccagtagagcAAAGACAAAGTCCACCCgagaaatattgaccccaaaaatatattgtttgatCTTTGATATAtagaatgataagtcgatacagTGATTATAGGGACAGGCCTACAGAAACGTTCTAAATTCTGTAATGCGACAAGTGGAggcaaaagtgaaatgaaaCATGAAGTGATTTCACAGGAGAAAATGGGATTACGCAAAGAAtatcacaaaatatgaaaaatcaaGATGAGTTTCACAAACGAGAACCTCAGAGCCTAGTTTAAGCTACCCATTCTTAAAACTAAAGCACACTAACTCACATTTCTACCCAGGAAATTCAAAACTGTTGCTTATTTTGGTAGAAAGTCTTAAAACCATTAGAGTTCAGATCTCTCagaactgaaaatgtgttttggtcTAATGAATTTGGATTCCTGTTGCCTCCATTCTAAAATTCTGTTATTCTGATGATGGgattttaaagggtctataccAGAGCTCTTAGGGAGCTTACCAGGTTGTGCCGAATAAGCTCCTTAGCAAACTCAAACGAACTGGAGGAGATGTCGATGAGATTTTTTAACTCGGCCTGTCAAAACCAGAGAAGAAGTGGTTAAATAAAGGTGACAGTGTTTGCTTTAGTGCCGTTTGAGAAACTTACTTCTGCGGCTTTTCCATTATAGAGCCTAAAATGGTTACACGCTTTGAGGTTGAGGGCGATGGTAGAGTCTGGGATGCTCTGTAAGTAAACAGCCAGCACTTCCTGAGAGACGTCGTAGTAGTCGAGCTTGTAGTAACACAGAGCCACGTAGACTTTGAGGGCCAAGAAATCTCTGAAAGAAGAATATCAGAACTGTTGAGATAAAATCGTGATTTTCATGAGTTTGAGGTGACTTTTGAGTTCCACTCATAGactctctatataaaaatggacatagctaacatgccaGCCACTGCATTTCAAAATGGGGAGTGATCATGGACACTCCTCCGGCTCCattcactctggctccaattcgctttacaTTGTCGGtcctccctctgtaactgcagctgttcttaaaatgttcgtattaacatgatccgctctacatgatcctgtttttttttatttcactgttgtgtctgtaactctacatatgagcattaataacaaacaaaatagGTTTGACTGAGATGTTGCTAAGCCCCGCTCCCAGCTGTgaaggaaggggcgttaccttcaacagccttgctccagattggctctttggttgctatgatactcgcgaccaaaattccaaataataataaacttggCTCCAAGTTGGGccatataactgctagcctcgatgagcttcatttgactggagccaaatgctgtgggtgacgtcacactcacttagtccacttctttacagtctatggctccACATTTTGCACAGACCTGTTCTGCAGAAGAAGACGTTTGTAGATGTCTATCGCCTCCTGGTAGTGAGAGCGCATGTAGTGAATAGAAGCCAGACTTAACTGGTCCTCAGTGACGTCTTCGAGGTTCTGGTGGAAACCCATAAGCCTTTTTTCATCATTGAACTACCACGGAAAGAGGCAAAGACAACATATATGGGGTTATTATAATATAGAAATCCATGATCAATGCACACTGTTTTTAAAACTAGCTGAGCTAAGAGTAGATCACTTCTATGTTTGTGTTATAACTAGGGACACGCTGATATGATACTGGTACTGATATCAgcatcgatactgaaaaatttgctggatcagatatcagcTTCAAAAAAATTTTTCagttgatatcctggttggacaaacTGTTGAAATAAGACTATTTAGAATTATTATTTagcccagaaagtctcacaatgtttgaacttttctgtcacttttctgtCACTATTTGATAGAaacaacagttacataacacatttgtattagttttttcttattttatttttgtagtaaataaatactgttttcaGCCTCTGCAGGGCAGagtatgttgatgtttgaccattaaaggtcctaaattacgcaaaattgattcttgtgactcatgttctaatgttattacctcctcaaaaacagacctggagttgtgttttgtttcattcacacatgtttgagtaacactttattattactctgtctacatctccaaacctcaaaaggctctgttccaccttgtgatgtcatgaagtggtagtttccaagttaacagctccttttacttttagctcagtagagattggcaattctgggGCTGACATCATCCAAATAAAGGTGTataaagttttaaaacagagtagagcacttcctgtatcacagtGTAGCGCTTACTGTATCACCACTcaatgacgtcacaaggtggaatagaaaacactctgttccaccttgtgacgtcattgacagtttgagagaagaactcagcctaaatatgcagggtttgtgtgttaaacatgggtgaatgaaacaaaacacaactctaggcctgtttgtgatgaggaaacaacaatagaacagagaaaacagtgtaatatgggccctttaagttgaTCAATTCTATTTTTTTGGCATTGGCATGTACATCTAACTATAACATGCTTTTGAAAAATTCTCTGCTAACCTTGTGAGCCAAGTGGAAAAGAAGTCGGTTTTGGAGAGGAGACACAGgtgctgaaaaaaacatgattgttCATAGGACAAAATAAGTCAGATGAGCTTATACAATAATAGACATACTGtatttttccagactataagtcgcactttttttcatttgccaGGGGTGGGACTTATACTCAAATGTAACttatatgtaaaattattaaaatttataataatatataatttcacgtcTTCGTTATTGTCATACTGACAACTGCACGAGGGAACTCTAGGCTTGTTTACCAGTAACACAGCCACGCGGAAGtggtgcttcatctacttctggagcaggcagagttgttcagaagcaacaccgaggatgaagaattcaatggatttagtatataataatggcttacacttgtaatgagctttacaggcttgtcaaagcctctcaaagccctacactatagtcattattcattcatttctacacttgtgatggtaagctactattgtagccacagctgccctggggcagactgacggaagcaaggctgccaatcggCCCCTCAGACCCCCACCAgtacttggtccgagcgggactctaTCCTCCGACCTTCCGGTTGGGggccaacactctaaccactgagtcaCTGTCGCCCCAATATCTCACGCACAcgtaccagacacgtattcagttcatTGTGCATTAcgttagtgtgctgtactgctattcaatCTGTTATTCTCCACTTTAATGTTTGTAAAATATTactgattttgtaaaataaatttcctcaaaaatgtgacttacaGTCCAgtgatatatgtttttttttcattattacacattttttcaccggtgcaacttatactccggagtcCGGAAAACACACTAATTCAAATGAGTCAATATgtgtatttctctttttttttaagcctACCCTTGGAAGCAGCCTCTTCAGCTTCTTTATAAAGCCCCAGAAAAAACATAGCACAGGCCAGGTACACCCATACATCGAGCGGACAATCAGGCTGCACTGTTAAGGCCTTGTATTCCTgtaagaatgaaataaaacacaaataaaataaaaaatcaactttAAATAACGCACAGCTGTCAGATAAGGCTGTGGGTCTTCAGTGAAAACAGTTTACCTCCATGGCTCTCTTATAATCTCCCAAATGGAAGGCACAATATCCAATCCATAGGTCTGCATTCTCTCCTTTCTCACCAATGCTTCTTTGGAACTGGAAAACAAGAAGGACAATACAACATTACTACAGGAAGTTGTGGTTTAACCCGTAAATTACCATCAAAATAATGGCAATAATAATTGTATAGACCGTGTATTACACTCTACATTGGGTCAGATGTTTTACCTCTAGCAGGGTCAGAGCTTCCAGATAGTCTCTGTTATTTTACCTCTAGCAGGGTCAGAGCTCCCAGATAGTCTCTTTGCTGCAGATAGTCCTCCAGGGCGGGCACCttgttcctcttcctcttgtccCTGATGCTCTCAGGAGCCTCTCCACCCACAGCGGGCTTTACACGGGACAGAATCTATCAACAATAATAACACCGGTATTttcaaaagcacattttagggacacaaaaacacttaaatgaCAAACGATCTTACCATTTGAAGACGTTAGCGTTTGAAGACGTTCAGTAAACCAACAATAACAGATGGAGTGGTTCTGGTGTGAACAGCCCGGACTCACTTCAGCGTTAGCTAGCTCTGGACTAGTCAGCTTACGGTTTAAACGTGACTGTTTAACTCCTTCTCGAGATTTACTGGGACAGATTAAAGCATTTGCAGCCGTAGATTCTATTCATTTACTTTTATATGGCGGTGAAGTGCACAGGTTGAGCAGATTTGTTCCCATGGATGAGACGTCTGCAACATACCCATGGAAACCGCTCCAGAAAAAATGAAGCCTTACCATCACTTCtgttatgttattttcaaaataaaactcactAAGACGCAAGCCAATAAAGCCTGAAGTTACCgctgacttttattttgaaagcaaACAAAGTTTTGTGCTAGGAACGGAAATTGCTTTCTCTACATTCAGTTGGCTTTACTCATCGGTTTGTTCTTTGTTGCCTAGCAACATCTTCCCATACACTTATGTACAGAAATACaagagtttttaaaaatgtcttcaaTACTTATTTGTAACTTCAGGGATTGTGGGTTCGAGTGAGACTATAGACTTTTTAAAGATATATAAATAAGTTTATATGTAGTCTATGAGTAAAACCTGTCTGGGGAATGGTACCAAGCCAATAGCAGCGCATGTTGGCTCCTGACTTATACGGTCTGTGGGTCCCTTATAACATGTGTGACCCCTGTAacatatatgacctttaaagaGCTGCAGGCGCTGAACCATCACTGACACtttagtgaaataaatgttttattcaaaatacttttattttaattaattacaacAGTTTCACATCACTTTGACAAATGCACAGATCTGTCTTCAATACATTATATGACCATATATAGCCATAACAAACAGCAGGTGTGCTTCATCACAGACATCTTCAGaacagaaaacatacaaaaatagtCAATTTAAATTCACAGGTTTAAAAAAGgtcattcatacacacacaggcctacacagacacacacgacTAGTTTCGGGTGATGTTAAAGTACACAGACTGTAGTCTTTTGTCTACAATAAACGGTACATTGCACAAAAATATGATCACTATTTCTGGCAAATATTTACAAAGTTacatttaataaacagtttgactcattagcatagactgtatacagtcCATGACCAGTGCTGATGAGTACCACTCACACATGCTACAGATTTAACCGAAGAGCAACCAACCAGTGTAAATCAAACTCAATAAACTGGCACTACTGTCACAACTTTAAAATTCTGTTTGAAGCAATGTCAAGTCAAAAACCAAACAggcaggtgtgtgtatgtgtatgtgcatatgtgggtgtatgtgtgtggatatgtgtttgtgtgcatgtgtgagtgtgtgtgtactgaGTTAAGCAGTTTTCAGAATATCAAACAAAAGGCCTTGTTGTGATCAGTTTTTCTGTGTTTCCTTTACGCAGAAGCATGATTGTCTGTGCAGATCTTTTTCTAAAAATGCCACTGCAGGATCTCAACTGTATTCCCAGATGCATCCATTTGGGAATCCCCAGTCAAGTTGGTACACTGTATACACCGACAAAATGGCTAtgagtaataacaataacatgaGATTTGAAGGAGTGGAGAACGTCACTTTGATCCCAGACTAACACAACAGTAAGGTTTAACAGACAACATTCATTTcacatattaaaacaataaaaacacacatgtacacacacatagatCACCTGTTCTTCTCAGACATTTTAACACCTTATCTTTTGTTGTGCAGTTGTGTCTTGGGTGTGAGACCTCACTTGGAGCGTAAATCCCTTCCTCTAGTCAAGGCCTTTGAGAACATAGATATATATTCCCTCAGATTAAGACTCTAGGGGCTTTTGGGGACGCCTCAGTATTTGAGACGCCTCAGGATTAGAGATGCCTCAAGATTAGAGACGCCTCAAGATTTGAGACGCCTCAAGATTTGAGACGCCTCAAGATTTGAGACGCCTCAAGATTTGAGACACCTCAAGATTTGAGACGCCTCAGGATTTGAGACCCATTTTGGCCATGAGCTGTTCATAAACAGTCCACGCCATAGCAGCCATTAGCGTGCGTCTGAGGGACCTGGGGACAGCTCCACGGAAAAAGCCCCGCACTCCATTTTCCTAAAAGCAAGCACAGACAAGAAAGTTTGAACAAATGTTTCAAAATACATCACAAACAGAGCGTTAAAGGCCCCTCACAGAGTAGATGTAGTGGATGGCATCTGCCGTGCGCCAGTGAGACGGGCTCACTTGAATATGTGTCTTGACGACGTCAGCAGGTTGTGTCGCTAGCGACGCCATGACTCCAGCAACGACCCCACAGCTGAAATTCACCAGGGGAGCGTAAGGGGAGGAGGCCACCTCTATAACAAAAACAGGACCAGTCAAATAAAAGCTCTACGGAGAATAGAACTCAGAACTCCCCGTACCCTGTGGCAGGGACCTCTTGGTTTGACTGTAGAACATGACGTAGATGCCGGAGAATGGAGCGTCTCTGAGCAGTGTCGCAGTTAGTCCAGAAAACAGAGCTCTGACTCCCTCTGTCTGATACATGCTCTTTAGTGCCCCCACTACACTCCCATAGTTATAGCAGCCACTCTGAAAGAAACATAAGAATTTGTCAGAATTTGTACTTCAGAAATTCATTCAATCACAGCCAGTATGGCTTTGtcttctacatttgacccaactTTCAAAAGACACCTAAGCAAATGTAAGTAAGGAGTAACCCAGGATCCAGGATTCAGAACCCAGGACCCCTGCGAGTATGAGCACAGAGCGAGTACTGATCAATAAAAAATTGTTTAACAAGATCCACAAGTGAAATCATCTGAACTGGTGTCAatcattttgaacttttttccagaaacagaaacagcacATGATAAACAAAGAAATTACCATTGTTTACATGACACTGTAAGCTGTTAGCATAGCGACTTTACAAATccctgcattattcattcactagaTACATGGATgtgccatagctgccctggcaCAGATTGATGAAGATGCCAATCTGCAGCACCCATCACGTAACTTACCCAACACTTATTTGCATGAGGAGTAAATGTTTTTAGCTGTTAGGTGGAAGATCGTCATGTAATGGTATCAGTGAGAATGAACCAAAAAAATCCATTACACAAAGTGACCAGCACACTCATGTACGCCTACAGGTGTAGTGAATCTGAGAGCAGAAACGCTAAAACAAGTGATGTTTTGTagacttaaaaactgtgcaggaACCTTCTGGGTTTAAGGTCTGTTTCATAAATGCCAAAAGGACAAAATGCACAAGATGATACTGAAACTGTGAATGAGGCAAAACTCAACTCCGGGTTTGTTTCTTGTTATTCACATGGTTCAAAGCTCCTTTTGCACTTTGACACACTTCACATGTTGATATTGAGAAAATGGCATGTAACTGACCTCAAAGCGCGTCTTGATGACCGTGAACGGGAGCATGGAGACCCCAGCCACAGATCGGGCCCCTGCTCCCAGGAGCACGGCCTCTCCAGCATTAGGCGCTCGGTCCTGGAAGAAGTGTTGCTTCAGTGAATAGAAAGTGCTGAAGTAGATGCCCACACCAGGAATGCAGCGCACGAACGACTAAGGAAGAAAAACTGGTCAAAACAACAAGTTAAAACAATTAAcatttaacaaacagaaactaacaCATGTTCACAACCaggcaaaggtttggacacaccctctcattcaaagtttatctatatttttactactttctgcattttatgtacaaacagagacatcaaatatataaagtaagatatagtaatatatagaattatgtagcaaagaaaaattgtaataattctataaaatattattcaacaaaacaaaggaagcatactttgaggatttgattataaaatatatacataatattttttccataactacataattccatatatcttacttcatatatttgatgtcttatgTGTGTATAAGACATGTACTTTTTCCTGGTCATGTATATATAATGGAGTAATACTAAAGTGACTTACTGGTGAAACTCCTTTCCAAAGACTGAAGAATTTCTCTGTTCTAATGACTTGTACAAAAACCGAAAACATTCCAACTTTAGgcgctctaaaaaaaaaaagaaaaaaaaccaaacaaaacaaaaccatgtaATGCACTTTTTCTCACAATCATTAGTATTATTATATGATGTTATGTTCCATGTTTACATATAGATATGAGCTGTATGCCAGTTATGTCCTTGTCCTCATGTCCCAGCAGTGTCTCATTAAACTGGACAGACCGAC
This genomic window contains:
- the ift56 gene encoding intraflagellar transport protein 56, with the protein product MEEYKALTVQPDCPLDVWVYLACAMFFLGLYKEAEEAASKAPVSPLQNRLLFHLAHKFNDEKRLMGFHQNLEDVTEDQLSLASIHYMRSHYQEAIDIYKRLLLQNRDFLALKVYVALCYYKLDYYDVSQEVLAVYLQSIPDSTIALNLKACNHFRLYNGKAAEAELKNLIDISSSSFEFAKELIRHNLVVFRGGEGALQVLPPLIDVIPEARLNLVIYYLRQDDVQEAYNLIQDLVPTTPQEYILKGVVNAALGQEIGSRENLKIAQQFFQLVGGSASECDTIPGRQCMASCFFLLRQFEDVLVYLNSVKNYFFNDDTFNFNYAQAKAALGNYKEAEEVFLLIQSEKIKSDYVYLSWLARCYIMNQRGRHAWELYLKMGTSSDSFSLLQLIANDCYKMGQFYYAAKAFDALEKLDPGSNYWEGKRGACVGVFQLILANKESKDTLKEIVPLLRNSGNPQVEYIIRALRKWAKENRVHLA
- the LOC117391353 gene encoding mitochondrial glycine transporter B-like isoform X2, whose amino-acid sequence is MELAAAHPALKAFMCGSLSGTCSTLLFQPLDLVKTRLQTLQKNAKPGAPKVGMFSVFVQVIRTEKFFSLWKGVSPSFVRCIPGVGIYFSTFYSLKQHFFQDRAPNAGEAVLLGAGARSVAGVSMLPFTVIKTRFESGCYNYGSVVGALKSMYQTEGVRALFSGLTATLLRDAPFSGIYVMFYSQTKRSLPQEVASSPYAPLVNFSCGVVAGVMASLATQPADVVKTHIQVSPSHWRTADAIHYIYSENGVRGFFRGAVPRSLRRTLMAAMAWTVYEQLMAKMGLKS
- the LOC117391353 gene encoding mitochondrial glycine transporter B-like isoform X1, which gives rise to MVEKQDSERQAPDLRKAHPALKAFMCGSLSGTCSTLLFQPLDLVKTRLQTLQKNAKPGAPKVGMFSVFVQVIRTEKFFSLWKGVSPSFVRCIPGVGIYFSTFYSLKQHFFQDRAPNAGEAVLLGAGARSVAGVSMLPFTVIKTRFESGCYNYGSVVGALKSMYQTEGVRALFSGLTATLLRDAPFSGIYVMFYSQTKRSLPQEVASSPYAPLVNFSCGVVAGVMASLATQPADVVKTHIQVSPSHWRTADAIHYIYSENGVRGFFRGAVPRSLRRTLMAAMAWTVYEQLMAKMGLKS